A stretch of Brassica napus cultivar Da-Ae chromosome C6, Da-Ae, whole genome shotgun sequence DNA encodes these proteins:
- the LOC125588446 gene encoding uncharacterized protein LOC125588446 — MIQVHELEEIRHLAYESSKIYKEKTKAYHDKRIIARRFEPNDKVLLFNSRLRLFPGKLKSRWSRPFTVKEVRPYGAVVLLDRKGDEFVVNGQRIKHYLADSTIAEGEEIPLKRSPISLIG, encoded by the coding sequence ATGATCCaagtccatgagctggaagaGATAAGGCACCTCGCCTATGAGAGCTCTAAAATTTATAAGGAGAAGACCAAGGCCTACCATGACAAGCGAATCATTGCAAGACGTTTCGAACCAAACGATAAGGTTTTGCTCTTTAACTCCAGACTTAGGCTGTTCCCAGGCAAGCTGAAATCTAGATGGTCCAGACCCTTCACTGTCAAGGAAGTTCGACCTTACGGAGCTGTTGTGTTGCTGGACAGAAAGGGAGACGAGTTCGTCGTCAATGGTCAGCGCATTAAGCACTACCTTGCTGACTCCACTATCGCAGAGGGCGAAGAAATTCCCCTAAAGCGATCCCCCATCAGCCTGATCGGCTGA